In Actinoplanes sp. NBC_00393, a single genomic region encodes these proteins:
- a CDS encoding phosphotransferase family protein, giving the protein MDTSSEQLFVKVAPLAQKWALIREGETLQLLGGRYADFLVPQFRYAVNLGCSYLVASTLISGATSVPRFPGELRSAIAARFAASRRSPLPAASPPAWTRPDSPESDVPHLSAAVRWLQDTEAPIAIAPVHGDLTKSNILKQKDRYWLIDWESSFTEGPVSVDLVANHVDMLTHSRLTATADEISNSTDLPMADTVAALVFLGARGNAAALDSLRRTFP; this is encoded by the coding sequence GTGGATACGAGCAGCGAACAGCTGTTCGTCAAGGTTGCACCGCTCGCTCAAAAGTGGGCGCTAATTCGGGAAGGTGAGACACTCCAGTTACTCGGCGGACGCTATGCCGACTTTCTGGTTCCTCAGTTCCGATATGCCGTCAACCTGGGATGCAGTTATCTGGTTGCTTCCACCCTTATTTCGGGAGCAACGTCGGTGCCTAGATTCCCTGGCGAGCTCCGATCCGCAATCGCCGCACGCTTCGCCGCCAGCCGCCGCTCCCCCCTGCCGGCCGCCTCTCCACCGGCCTGGACCCGACCGGATTCGCCCGAGTCCGACGTTCCCCACCTAAGCGCCGCCGTTCGCTGGCTTCAAGATACCGAGGCACCCATTGCCATTGCCCCGGTTCATGGGGATCTGACGAAGTCCAACATCCTCAAACAGAAGGACCGATATTGGCTCATCGACTGGGAATCGTCCTTTACTGAAGGTCCCGTTTCAGTTGATCTGGTCGCAAATCATGTCGATATGCTGACTCATTCTCGGCTGACCGCGACTGCGGACGAGATTTCGAACTCCACTGACCTACCCATGGCTGACACCGTAGCGGCACTTGTGTTCCTGGGAGCTAGAGGGAATGCAGCCGCCCTAGACTCGCTTAGGAGAACGTTTCCGTGA